The following coding sequences lie in one Bacillota bacterium genomic window:
- a CDS encoding chemotaxis protein CheX, translating into MNSLEHANPYVLDLAKKGTGRMRVEFINPFVKAAYDVLLAEVKSEIKKGELSIQSSAYTAEEVTVMIGVVGQIQGVVLYGMSERTAKNIVSAMTGQTVPIFDRIVESAIAELGNVITGRASAELEAAGFACRVTPPMVIVGRGAIISTISIQRLVIPVEVASGQIEINVALRESV; encoded by the coding sequence GTGAACAGCCTGGAGCACGCCAACCCGTATGTTCTAGACCTGGCCAAGAAAGGAACTGGGAGAATGAGAGTTGAGTTCATCAATCCCTTTGTCAAGGCCGCCTACGACGTCCTATTGGCGGAGGTCAAGAGCGAGATCAAGAAGGGCGAGCTGTCGATCCAGTCCTCGGCCTACACCGCCGAGGAAGTCACGGTGATGATCGGCGTCGTCGGCCAGATCCAGGGGGTCGTCCTCTACGGGATGTCCGAGCGGACGGCCAAGAACATCGTCTCGGCGATGACCGGGCAGACCGTGCCGATCTTCGACCGGATCGTCGAGAGCGCCATCGCCGAGCTCGGCAACGTCATCACCGGGCGGGCCTCGGCCGAGCTCGAGGCGGCCGGCTTCGCCTGCCGGGTGACCCCGCCGATGGTCATCGTCGGCCGTGGGGCGATCATCTCGACCATCAGCATCCAGCGCCTGGTCATCCCGGTCGAGGTCGCCAGCGGGCAGATTGAGATCAATGTGGCCCTTCGCGAGTCGGTCTAA
- a CDS encoding protein-glutamate O-methyltransferase CheR, whose product MEADYNYFCNQVEKLTGIHLASYKRPQMERRLKAFMGRLGVDCYVSLTRLMEKDEGRLKEFKDFLTINVSDFFRNTDKFDELRERFLRPAAQCGQHLRIWSAGCSNGSEPYSLAIILEELGSPHGHTIWATDIDEEILRRAKAGRYRGYEIRNVDRARRDRHFAQTGPDEWTIGERFQQRVEFSYHNLLDPTFPSGFDLILCRNVVIYFTEDAKDELYRKFSQSLKPSGVLFVGGAESIFKAQELGLESVAPFFYRKRAA is encoded by the coding sequence ATGGAAGCCGACTACAACTACTTCTGCAATCAGGTCGAGAAGCTCACCGGGATCCATCTTGCCTCATACAAGCGCCCCCAGATGGAACGCCGTCTGAAGGCATTCATGGGGCGCCTCGGGGTCGATTGTTATGTCTCCTTGACCCGACTGATGGAGAAGGACGAAGGCCGGCTCAAGGAATTCAAGGACTTCCTGACCATCAACGTCTCCGACTTCTTCCGAAACACCGACAAGTTCGATGAGCTCCGGGAGCGCTTCTTAAGGCCGGCCGCCCAGTGCGGCCAGCACCTGCGGATCTGGAGCGCCGGCTGCTCCAACGGCTCTGAGCCTTACTCCCTGGCGATCATCCTCGAGGAACTGGGGTCGCCCCACGGCCACACCATCTGGGCGACCGACATCGACGAGGAGATCCTCAGGCGGGCCAAGGCCGGGCGCTACCGCGGCTATGAAATCCGCAACGTCGACCGGGCCAGGCGGGACAGGCACTTCGCCCAGACCGGCCCGGATGAGTGGACCATCGGCGAGCGCTTCCAGCAGAGGGTGGAGTTCAGCTACCATAACTTGCTCGACCCGACCTTCCCGTCGGGCTTCGACCTGATCCTCTGCCGGAACGTCGTCATCTACTTCACTGAGGACGCCAAGGACGAGCTGTACCGGAAGTTCAGCCAAAGCCTGAAGCCATCAGGGGTGCTCTTTGTGGGCGGGGCGGAAAGCATCTTCAAGGCCCAGGAACTCGGGCTCGAGAGCGTCGCTCCCTTCTTCTACCGCAAACGGGCGGCCTGA
- a CDS encoding HD domain-containing phosphohydrolase, with protein sequence MMRRTPLAEVRAGMRLARPVYNQQGTLVIPVGTEVSEGHLRRLAETGFKEVFIDDPSVPDVAVQEAISETTKAAALEVLAELFNKAEAGQIKGDLGTLYDRVSQVVKDIQDDLGSQRGKLIDPRIEVNGHDYLAAHTLAVTVLTMAVARLGSFAPKVFDLGLGAMLHDLGMALVPRELRAKPEPLSSPERLIVHRHPQDGLKLVEQTPALSAFTKVIILQHHERAGGSGYPRALKDKDIYPLAKLTAIIDVYSALLAQRPFREAYSPQRAMDYIVSGAGFDFDFEMTHEFSLRVAPYPVGTIVTLSTGERGVVLSVKDGLVTRPVVRVFTDRAGKTTGGFADVNLSQPEHQTTMIADPGQS encoded by the coding sequence ATGATGAGACGAACGCCTCTCGCCGAGGTCAGGGCGGGGATGCGGTTGGCCCGCCCGGTCTACAACCAGCAAGGGACCCTGGTCATCCCGGTCGGCACCGAGGTCAGCGAAGGCCACCTCAGACGGTTGGCCGAGACCGGGTTCAAGGAAGTCTTCATCGACGACCCGAGCGTCCCCGACGTCGCCGTCCAGGAGGCCATCTCCGAGACCACCAAGGCGGCCGCCCTCGAGGTCCTGGCCGAACTCTTCAACAAGGCCGAGGCCGGGCAGATCAAAGGGGATTTGGGGACCCTCTACGACCGGGTCTCCCAGGTGGTCAAGGACATCCAGGACGACCTCGGTAGCCAGCGCGGGAAGCTCATTGACCCGCGGATCGAGGTCAACGGCCACGATTACCTGGCCGCCCACACCCTGGCGGTGACCGTCCTGACGATGGCCGTCGCCCGCCTGGGGAGCTTCGCCCCGAAGGTCTTCGACCTTGGCCTGGGGGCCATGCTCCACGACCTCGGGATGGCCCTCGTCCCGCGCGAACTCCGGGCCAAGCCGGAGCCCCTGAGCTCCCCAGAGAGGCTGATCGTCCACCGTCACCCTCAGGACGGCTTGAAACTGGTCGAGCAGACCCCGGCCCTGAGCGCCTTCACCAAGGTCATCATCCTGCAACACCACGAGCGGGCGGGGGGCAGCGGCTACCCGCGCGCCCTCAAGGACAAGGACATCTACCCCCTGGCCAAGCTGACCGCCATCATTGACGTCTACTCGGCCCTGTTGGCGCAACGACCCTTTCGCGAGGCTTACTCGCCCCAGCGGGCGATGGATTACATTGTCTCCGGCGCCGGGTTCGACTTCGATTTCGAGATGACCCATGAATTCTCGCTCCGCGTGGCCCCCTACCCGGTGGGGACCATCGTCACCCTGTCCACCGGTGAGCGGGGGGTGGTCCTCTCGGTCAAGGATGGTCTGGTCACCCGCCCGGTGGTCAGGGTCTTTACCGACCGGGCCGGGAAGACCACCGGTGGCTTCGCCGACGTCAACCTGTCCCAGCCCGAGCACCAGACGACGATGATCGCCGACCCCGGTCAAAGCTGA
- a CDS encoding chemotaxis response regulator protein-glutamate methylesterase produces MITVTERIRALVVDDSAFMRKVISDLLAADPDIEVIGTARDGLDALDKIKLEKPNVVTLDVEMPRMDGLATLEHLMAECPVPVVMVSSLTKEGADTTVEALSLGAVDFVAKPSGTISLDMAKVREEMVQKVKLASRARLSGLSRRSLWRERVRGQKGEPPPVKPREPGQGIRPGADRAPVVGRPADRLVVIGSSTGGPGALHEIFPDLAADTKAGFLVIQHMPPGFTRSLAERLNEISPLSVREAVEGDVPMAGTALLAPGGYHLVLTPERSVALNQDPPQHGVRPSVDVTLLSAVELYRDRCVGAILTGMGFDGAKGMAALKRAGGRTLAEDEASCVVYGMPRAVVEMGNADRVVPLEEVAAVINQLAAGIDPKAWTDGGP; encoded by the coding sequence GTGATCACCGTGACCGAACGTATCCGGGCGCTGGTCGTCGACGACTCCGCCTTCATGCGTAAGGTGATCAGCGACCTGCTGGCCGCCGACCCCGACATCGAGGTCATCGGGACGGCCCGGGACGGGCTGGACGCCCTCGACAAGATCAAGCTGGAGAAGCCCAACGTCGTCACGCTGGACGTTGAGATGCCGCGGATGGACGGACTGGCCACCCTCGAGCACCTGATGGCCGAGTGCCCCGTCCCGGTGGTGATGGTCTCCAGCCTGACCAAGGAGGGCGCCGACACCACGGTCGAAGCCCTGTCCCTGGGGGCCGTCGACTTCGTGGCCAAGCCGTCCGGGACCATCTCGCTGGACATGGCCAAGGTCCGCGAGGAGATGGTCCAGAAGGTCAAGCTGGCCTCACGGGCCAGGCTGTCGGGCCTCTCCCGGCGCAGCCTGTGGCGCGAACGGGTCCGCGGCCAGAAGGGCGAGCCCCCGCCGGTCAAACCCCGCGAGCCCGGGCAGGGGATCCGGCCGGGCGCGGACCGGGCGCCGGTGGTCGGTCGACCGGCCGACCGGCTGGTGGTCATCGGCAGTTCTACCGGCGGGCCGGGGGCCCTCCACGAGATCTTCCCGGACCTGGCCGCGGACACCAAGGCGGGGTTCCTGGTCATCCAGCACATGCCCCCCGGGTTCACCCGGAGCCTGGCCGAACGACTGAACGAGATCTCCCCGCTGAGCGTGCGGGAGGCCGTCGAGGGCGATGTCCCCATGGCCGGCACGGCCCTCTTAGCCCCCGGCGGGTATCACCTGGTCCTCACCCCCGAGCGGTCGGTCGCCCTCAATCAGGACCCCCCGCAGCACGGGGTCAGGCCGAGCGTCGACGTGACCCTCCTGTCCGCCGTCGAGCTCTATCGAGACCGCTGCGTCGGGGCCATCCTTACGGGGATGGGGTTCGACGGGGCGAAGGGGATGGCCGCCCTCAAACGGGCCGGCGGCCGGACCCTGGCCGAGGACGAGGCCAGCTGCGTGGTTTACGGGATGCCGAGGGCCGTAGTCGAGATGGGCAACGCCGATCGGGTCGTCCCCCTGGAAGAGGTAGCCGCGGTGATCAACCAGCTGGCCGCGGGCATTGACCCCAAAGCCTGGACTGACGGAGGTCCGTGA